The following proteins are encoded in a genomic region of Nocardioides sp. cx-173:
- the pheS gene encoding phenylalanine--tRNA ligase subunit alpha has product MSGPNSDYDPVEVSALQPEEVAAARDAALAAFAAARDLEELKAARLEHAGDRSPLALANREIGALPPQARKEAGQRVGQARGAVNQALAARQEVLEAEHEERMLADEAVDVTVPTDRLPAGARHPLTTGSELIADIFVAMGWEVAEGPVIEAEWLNFDALNLGPDHPARTMQDTFWTAPAEDHLVLRTHTSPVQARTMLTREPPIYVVCPGRVFRTDEYDATHSPMFHQVEGLAIDEGITMAHLKGTLDHFAAAMFGEGITTRFRPSYFPFTEPSAEVDLVCFVCRGVDADACRTCRGEGWIEWGGCGVVNPRVLTACGVDPERYSGFAFGMGIDRTLMFRHGLEDLRALFEGDVRFTTAFGSEL; this is encoded by the coding sequence GTGTCCGGACCCAACAGCGACTACGACCCCGTGGAGGTCAGTGCCTTGCAGCCCGAAGAGGTGGCCGCCGCCCGAGACGCCGCGCTGGCGGCGTTCGCCGCGGCCCGCGACCTCGAAGAGCTCAAGGCGGCCCGCCTCGAGCACGCGGGGGACCGCTCGCCGCTGGCCCTGGCCAACCGCGAGATCGGGGCGCTGCCGCCGCAGGCGCGCAAGGAGGCCGGGCAGCGCGTCGGGCAGGCCCGGGGTGCGGTCAACCAGGCGCTCGCCGCGCGCCAGGAGGTGCTGGAGGCCGAGCACGAGGAGCGGATGCTGGCCGACGAGGCCGTGGACGTCACGGTCCCGACCGACCGCCTGCCCGCGGGAGCCCGCCACCCGCTGACCACCGGCTCGGAGCTGATCGCCGACATCTTCGTGGCCATGGGGTGGGAGGTCGCGGAGGGCCCGGTCATCGAAGCCGAGTGGCTCAACTTCGACGCGCTCAACCTCGGTCCGGACCACCCGGCGCGCACCATGCAGGACACGTTCTGGACCGCGCCCGCCGAGGACCACCTGGTGCTGCGCACCCACACCTCGCCGGTCCAGGCGCGCACCATGCTCACCCGCGAGCCCCCGATCTACGTCGTGTGTCCCGGCCGGGTGTTCCGCACCGACGAGTACGACGCCACGCACAGCCCGATGTTCCACCAGGTCGAGGGGCTGGCCATCGACGAGGGCATCACGATGGCCCACCTCAAGGGCACGCTCGACCACTTCGCCGCCGCGATGTTCGGCGAGGGCATCACGACCCGCTTCCGGCCGTCGTACTTCCCCTTCACCGAGCCCAGCGCCGAGGTGGACCTGGTCTGCTTCGTCTGCCGGGGCGTCGACGCCGACGCCTGCCGGACCTGCCGCGGCGAGGGCTGGATCGAGTGGGGCGGCTGCGGCGTGGTCAACCCGCGCGTGCTCACCGCCTGCGGCGTCGACCCGGAGCGCTACTCCGGCTTCGCCTTCGGCATGGGCATCGACCGCACCTTGATGTTCCGGCATGGACTCGAGGACCTGCGCGCGCTCTTCGAGGGCGACGTCCGCTTCACCACCGCCTTCGGAAGCGAGCTGTAG
- the pheT gene encoding phenylalanine--tRNA ligase subunit beta: protein MKTPVSWIREYVDLPAEVTTDELTARLTALGLKLEAIERPGEAITGPLVVGRVLTMEPEPQKNGKTINWCTVDVGDANGTGEPQGIVCGAHNFAPGDLVVVVLPGGVLPGDFAISARKTYGHVSAGMICSAAELGLGEDHDGIIVLPPDAGAPGESAFGLLGLDEEIIEFEINPDRAYALSLRGVAREAALAYGVPFHDPAAREVPAPDADGYPVIIEDPAGCPVFAARRVTGFDPTAPTPAWMARRLQQAGMRPISLGVDVTNYVMLELGQPIHGYDGDRLDGALHVRRAVEGERLTTLDGVRRVLSEEDLVIVDGSGPIGLAGVMGGATTELSEATTHVVIEAAHWDAVSMFRTGKRHKLSSEAGKRNERGVDPLLPAVAADRVAELLTTYGGGTIEPGATLVGVVPESPAIQIDADLPARITGMPITPETTVAHLEAVGCVVRADGGRLTVTPPTWRPDVSDPYDLVEEVARIVGYDQVPSVLPREAAGRGLSRTQRLRRRVGRLLAGAGCVEVVSFPFVGEATFDALGLAGDDVLRRTIRLANPISSEEPSYTTTLLPGLLKAAARNLGRGATGVALFETGTVAFPVDRGPAPIYGVDRRPDDADLAKLLEALPEQPLHLGLVLAGEGERSGWWGPGRESGWADSLALVRRLARDLGVELTVSSDSRAPWHPGRCARLEVGGVEFGHAGELHPKVCKAFGLPARSAAVELDLDFLMSRAVEVVTGPELSSFPLAKEDVALVVDADTTVAEVESALREGAGDLLESIRLFDVFTGDQVGEGRKSLAFALRFRAPDRTLTEEDTGAARDAAVAVAAERCGAVQR from the coding sequence ATGAAGACCCCCGTCTCCTGGATCCGGGAGTACGTCGACCTGCCCGCCGAGGTCACCACCGACGAGCTGACCGCGCGCCTGACCGCGCTCGGGCTCAAGCTCGAGGCGATCGAGCGACCCGGCGAGGCGATCACCGGCCCGCTCGTGGTCGGCCGGGTGCTCACCATGGAGCCCGAGCCGCAGAAGAACGGCAAGACCATCAACTGGTGCACCGTCGACGTCGGCGACGCCAACGGCACCGGCGAGCCGCAGGGGATCGTCTGCGGGGCGCACAACTTCGCCCCCGGAGATCTCGTCGTGGTCGTCCTGCCCGGCGGCGTCCTGCCCGGCGACTTCGCCATCTCCGCGCGCAAGACTTACGGCCACGTGTCGGCCGGGATGATCTGCTCGGCTGCGGAGCTCGGTCTCGGCGAGGACCACGACGGCATCATCGTGCTGCCGCCCGACGCCGGCGCTCCCGGCGAGAGCGCCTTCGGGCTGCTCGGGCTCGACGAGGAGATCATCGAGTTCGAGATCAACCCCGACCGCGCCTACGCGCTCTCGCTGCGCGGCGTCGCCCGCGAGGCGGCCCTGGCCTACGGCGTGCCGTTCCACGACCCGGCCGCGCGCGAGGTGCCCGCGCCGGACGCCGACGGCTACCCCGTCATCATCGAGGACCCCGCCGGCTGCCCGGTCTTCGCCGCGAGGCGGGTCACCGGCTTCGACCCCACCGCGCCGACCCCGGCCTGGATGGCCCGGCGCCTCCAGCAGGCGGGCATGCGCCCGATCTCGCTGGGCGTCGACGTGACCAACTACGTCATGCTCGAGCTCGGCCAGCCCATCCACGGCTACGACGGCGACCGGCTCGACGGCGCGCTGCACGTGCGCCGAGCCGTCGAGGGGGAGCGGCTCACCACCCTCGACGGCGTCCGGCGGGTCCTGTCGGAGGAGGACCTGGTCATCGTCGACGGATCCGGCCCCATCGGCCTGGCCGGCGTGATGGGCGGGGCCACCACCGAGCTCTCCGAGGCCACCACGCACGTGGTGATCGAGGCCGCCCACTGGGACGCCGTCTCGATGTTCCGCACCGGCAAGCGCCACAAGCTCTCCTCGGAGGCCGGCAAGCGCAACGAGCGCGGCGTCGACCCGCTGCTCCCGGCCGTCGCCGCCGACCGGGTCGCCGAGCTGCTGACGACGTACGGCGGCGGCACGATCGAGCCCGGCGCCACCCTGGTCGGGGTGGTCCCGGAGTCGCCGGCCATCCAGATCGACGCGGATCTGCCGGCGCGGATCACGGGCATGCCGATCACCCCCGAGACCACCGTCGCGCACCTCGAGGCGGTCGGCTGCGTCGTGCGGGCCGACGGCGGGCGCCTCACCGTCACCCCGCCGACCTGGCGACCCGACGTCAGCGACCCCTACGACCTCGTCGAGGAGGTCGCGCGGATCGTCGGCTACGACCAGGTGCCGTCGGTGCTGCCCCGCGAGGCGGCGGGCCGCGGGCTCAGCCGGACCCAGCGGCTGCGCCGTAGGGTCGGGCGGCTCCTGGCCGGCGCCGGCTGCGTCGAGGTCGTGAGCTTCCCGTTCGTCGGCGAGGCGACCTTCGACGCGCTCGGGCTGGCGGGCGACGACGTATTGCGGCGCACGATCCGGCTGGCCAACCCGATCTCGTCGGAGGAGCCGTCCTACACGACGACCCTGCTGCCCGGGCTGCTGAAGGCCGCGGCGCGCAACCTCGGGCGCGGGGCCACCGGCGTCGCGCTCTTCGAGACCGGCACGGTCGCCTTCCCGGTCGACCGCGGCCCGGCGCCGATCTACGGCGTCGACCGCCGCCCCGACGACGCCGACCTGGCCAAGCTTCTCGAGGCGCTGCCCGAGCAGCCGCTGCACCTCGGGCTCGTGCTGGCCGGCGAGGGCGAGCGGTCCGGCTGGTGGGGCCCGGGCCGGGAGAGCGGCTGGGCCGACAGCCTGGCCCTGGTGCGCCGGCTGGCCCGTGACCTGGGCGTCGAGCTCACGGTCTCCTCGGACTCGCGCGCGCCCTGGCATCCCGGGCGGTGCGCCCGGCTCGAGGTCGGCGGGGTCGAGTTCGGCCACGCCGGCGAGCTGCACCCCAAGGTCTGCAAGGCGTTCGGCCTGCCGGCGCGCAGTGCGGCGGTCGAGCTCGACCTGGACTTCCTGATGAGCCGTGCGGTCGAGGTGGTGACGGGGCCCGAGCTGTCCTCGTTCCCGCTGGCGAAGGAGGACGTCGCGCTGGTCGTCGACGCCGACACCACGGTGGCCGAGGTCGAGTCTGCCCTGCGGGAGGGAGCGGGCGACCTGCTGGAGTCGATCCGGCTCTTCGACGTCTTCACCGGCGACCAGGTCGGCGAGGGGCGCAAGTCGCTCGCGTTCGCGCTGCGCTTCCGCGCCCCCGACCGCACCCTCACCGAGGAGGACACGGGTGCGGCGCGCGACGCGGCCGTCGCGGTGGCCGCCGAGCGTTGCGGCGCGGTGCAGCGCTAG
- a CDS encoding ATP-binding protein encodes MSQLALLDDVAWRGAPVRGARAHALLAALVAAGGRAVGEARLVEEVWGEDRPASAAKALQVVVSRVRAQTDPGAVRRSEQGYALGVAPDEVDALALGALVDRACRAEASGDTVAARDLATAALAVAVAGPGEPGPLEELRARARERLGVARAVLGRVCSARGEHPEALRHLSAVPHPDEATLAALLRSELAVHGAPAALLHYEAHRRALAEELGVDPGPVLQAVHGELLAADNPVRSGLHYDSTSLVGRDDDLRALRAAMRDSRVTSILGPGGLGKTRLAHLLGREAEQQVVHFVELVGVSSPEDVVVEVGSALGVRDSVSGRRVLSAERLHDVRSRIAAQLDQAPTLLILDNCEHVIAAVTDLVAHLVAVCGRLRVLTTTRAPLGIAAERVFALAQLDEAAAGELFVERATGARPGVALDEGAVRRVVARLDGLPLTIELAAAKVRVMSVEEVARRLDDRFRLLRGADRSKPDRHQTLLSVIDWSWNLLDEAEREALARLSVFHDGFTLDTAEAVLPGDALSAVQSLVDQSLLAVGESGATVRYRMLETVREFGRQRLAASGREEDALTAQLAWARDFTEGVIDDLYSVRQFEVMDELTREEGNLADVLRLALARAERTTALRVFAGLANYWNIKGEHPRVFALGAAMEDLVAGWTPSAEEVDDALDAAAILTINTVIAQAETPAACRALLEDYGDLARRPATTALVTVLRAFDPHEPEPSPQALAELLESSDRGVAMSAREWGMRAREAAGDLLGAVAMADRALELWREEDGPWSRALVRTQLAGLHAQLGNTEEAATHALAAIPVLDRLEAWDDAISTRAILAGAAIEAGRLDEAQQLVDRVIELNSRNTAGFGSGVVITACRAELALRREDTAEGLALFRLGMEQLRDLWFPGLGKTTGLESWTLFGEAAATTAYALHARGDEGRDLYDTLRIKAALVLDPARQPLEYPTAGMVLYALGAWGLVREEVPLRDAARLLALARRFSYSRFTPILAWERTAELVERTAPGELERLHAEYADRTGPDLLDEARALVATL; translated from the coding sequence ATGAGCCAGCTCGCGCTCCTCGACGACGTGGCGTGGAGGGGCGCGCCCGTCCGGGGGGCGCGGGCGCACGCCCTGCTCGCGGCGCTGGTCGCCGCCGGCGGGCGCGCGGTCGGCGAGGCGAGACTCGTCGAGGAGGTCTGGGGTGAGGACCGCCCCGCGAGCGCGGCCAAGGCCCTGCAGGTCGTGGTGTCGCGAGTCCGTGCCCAGACCGACCCCGGCGCCGTACGCCGCTCGGAGCAGGGCTACGCGCTGGGCGTGGCGCCCGACGAGGTCGATGCGCTGGCGCTGGGCGCACTGGTCGACCGGGCCTGCCGTGCGGAGGCTTCCGGGGACACGGTCGCCGCGCGAGACCTGGCCACAGCTGCACTGGCCGTGGCCGTGGCCGGCCCGGGGGAGCCGGGCCCGCTCGAGGAGCTGCGCGCACGGGCTCGCGAGCGCCTGGGCGTCGCGAGGGCCGTGCTGGGGCGCGTCTGCTCGGCGCGGGGCGAGCACCCCGAGGCCCTGCGGCACCTGAGCGCCGTACCGCACCCGGACGAGGCGACGCTGGCCGCGCTGCTGCGCAGCGAGCTGGCCGTCCACGGCGCGCCCGCGGCGCTGCTGCACTACGAGGCCCACCGCAGGGCGTTGGCCGAGGAGCTGGGCGTCGACCCCGGGCCCGTGCTGCAGGCCGTGCACGGCGAGCTGCTCGCCGCGGACAACCCCGTGCGATCGGGGCTGCACTACGACTCCACCTCCCTGGTCGGGCGCGACGACGACCTCCGGGCGCTGCGGGCGGCGATGCGCGACTCGCGGGTGACCTCGATCCTCGGGCCGGGCGGGCTCGGCAAGACCCGCCTCGCGCATCTGCTGGGGCGCGAGGCCGAGCAGCAGGTGGTGCACTTCGTCGAGCTCGTCGGCGTGTCCTCGCCCGAGGACGTGGTCGTCGAGGTGGGCTCCGCCCTCGGCGTGCGCGACTCGGTGAGCGGGCGCCGGGTGCTGAGCGCCGAGCGGCTGCACGACGTACGCAGCCGCATCGCCGCCCAGCTCGACCAGGCGCCCACCCTGCTCATCCTCGACAACTGCGAGCACGTGATCGCGGCCGTCACGGACCTGGTCGCCCACCTCGTCGCCGTGTGCGGGCGGCTCCGGGTGCTGACCACCACGAGGGCGCCGCTCGGGATCGCGGCGGAGCGGGTGTTCGCCCTCGCCCAGCTCGACGAGGCGGCCGCCGGCGAGCTCTTCGTCGAGCGCGCCACCGGGGCGCGCCCGGGGGTCGCCCTGGACGAGGGCGCCGTACGGCGCGTGGTCGCGCGCCTCGACGGCCTGCCGCTCACCATCGAGCTGGCCGCCGCCAAGGTGCGGGTCATGTCGGTCGAGGAGGTCGCCCGGCGCCTCGACGACCGGTTCCGGCTGCTCAGGGGGGCCGACCGCAGCAAGCCCGACCGGCATCAGACGCTGCTCAGCGTCATCGACTGGTCGTGGAACCTGCTGGACGAGGCCGAGCGCGAGGCCCTCGCGCGGCTCTCGGTGTTCCACGACGGCTTCACCCTCGACACCGCCGAGGCGGTGCTGCCCGGCGACGCGCTCTCGGCGGTGCAGTCGCTGGTCGACCAGTCCCTGCTGGCGGTGGGTGAGTCGGGCGCCACGGTGCGCTACCGGATGCTCGAGACGGTCCGCGAGTTCGGCCGACAGCGGCTCGCCGCCTCCGGGCGCGAGGAGGACGCGCTGACCGCGCAGCTGGCCTGGGCCCGGGACTTCACCGAGGGGGTGATCGACGACCTCTACTCGGTGCGCCAGTTCGAGGTCATGGACGAGCTGACCCGCGAGGAGGGCAACCTCGCCGACGTGCTGCGACTTGCGCTGGCCCGCGCCGAGCGGACGACCGCCCTTCGGGTGTTCGCCGGCCTGGCCAACTACTGGAACATCAAGGGCGAGCATCCCCGCGTCTTCGCCCTCGGCGCCGCGATGGAGGACCTGGTCGCGGGCTGGACGCCGTCCGCGGAGGAGGTGGACGACGCGCTGGACGCGGCCGCGATCCTGACCATCAACACCGTGATCGCGCAGGCCGAGACCCCGGCGGCCTGCCGCGCACTGCTCGAGGACTACGGCGACCTGGCGCGGCGCCCCGCCACGACCGCCCTGGTCACCGTGCTGCGGGCCTTCGACCCGCACGAGCCCGAGCCGTCGCCGCAGGCGCTCGCAGAGCTCCTGGAGTCCTCCGACCGTGGCGTCGCCATGTCGGCGCGGGAGTGGGGCATGCGCGCTCGCGAGGCGGCGGGGGACCTGCTGGGCGCGGTCGCGATGGCCGACCGCGCGCTGGAGCTGTGGCGCGAGGAGGACGGGCCCTGGAGCCGGGCCCTGGTGCGCACCCAGCTCGCCGGCCTGCACGCGCAGCTCGGCAACACCGAGGAGGCTGCCACCCATGCCCTGGCCGCGATCCCGGTGCTCGACCGGCTGGAGGCGTGGGACGACGCGATCTCCACCCGCGCGATCCTGGCCGGCGCCGCGATCGAGGCCGGGCGTCTCGACGAGGCGCAGCAGCTCGTGGACCGGGTGATCGAGCTCAACAGCCGCAACACCGCGGGCTTCGGCTCCGGCGTGGTCATCACCGCCTGCCGTGCCGAGCTCGCCCTCCGGCGCGAAGACACCGCCGAGGGACTGGCGCTGTTCCGGCTCGGGATGGAGCAGCTGCGCGACCTCTGGTTCCCGGGGCTGGGCAAGACCACCGGGCTGGAGAGCTGGACGCTGTTCGGCGAGGCGGCGGCCACGACGGCGTACGCGCTGCACGCCCGCGGCGACGAGGGCCGCGACCTGTACGACACCTTGCGGATCAAGGCCGCCCTGGTGCTGGACCCGGCCCGGCAGCCGCTGGAGTACCCGACCGCGGGCATGGTCCTCTATGCCCTCGGCGCCTGGGGCCTGGTCCGTGAGGAGGTGCCCCTGCGCGACGCGGCGCGCCTGCTGGCGCTGGCGCGGCGCTTCTCCTACAGCCGGTTCACGCCGATCCTCGCCTGGGAGCGCACCGCGGAGCTCGTCGAGCGGACCGCCCCCGGCGAGCTGGAGCGCCTCCACGCCGAGTACGCCGACCGCACCGGACCCGACCTCCTCGACGAAGCCCGCGCCCTCGTCGCCACCCTCTGA
- a CDS encoding ABC transporter permease gives MTTTLEPRAVAQTLAGLDDLPAHPSLAETLSQIMTLAWRATMKMRRNFEQMFDVTIQPLLFTAMFAYIFGGAISGDVDAYLPLIITGLIGQTVLTACIATGVQLREDMDKGVFDRFKSLPIARIAPLAGPMLADMLRYLIASVLTFGVGIAMGYRPGGGPLGVAGAIVLAVLAGWSLAWIFAWFGTVGRNAQGVQGISLMVMFPLTFLSNAFVPTDTMPSWLRAFADANPVSLVITAIRDLANDGAVTAHVGWAFLGLAVVVAVFAPLTVRSYSRRM, from the coding sequence ATGACCACCACCCTGGAGCCCCGTGCCGTGGCGCAGACCCTCGCCGGCCTGGACGACCTGCCCGCGCACCCCTCGCTCGCCGAGACCCTGAGCCAGATCATGACCCTGGCCTGGCGCGCCACCATGAAGATGCGGCGCAACTTCGAGCAGATGTTCGACGTGACGATCCAGCCGCTGCTGTTCACGGCGATGTTCGCCTACATCTTCGGCGGTGCCATCTCCGGCGACGTCGACGCCTACCTCCCCCTCATCATCACCGGCCTCATCGGTCAGACCGTGCTGACGGCCTGCATCGCCACCGGCGTACAGCTCCGAGAGGACATGGACAAGGGGGTCTTCGACCGCTTCAAGTCGCTGCCGATCGCCCGCATCGCACCGCTGGCCGGACCGATGCTGGCCGACATGCTGCGCTACCTCATCGCCTCGGTGCTGACGTTCGGCGTGGGCATCGCGATGGGCTACCGCCCCGGCGGCGGGCCGCTCGGCGTGGCCGGCGCCATCGTGCTGGCCGTCCTCGCCGGCTGGTCGCTGGCCTGGATCTTCGCGTGGTTCGGGACCGTCGGGCGCAACGCCCAGGGCGTGCAGGGGATCTCCCTCATGGTGATGTTCCCGCTGACGTTCCTGTCCAACGCGTTCGTCCCGACCGACACCATGCCGAGCTGGCTACGCGCCTTCGCCGACGCCAACCCGGTCTCGCTGGTGATCACCGCGATCCGCGACCTCGCCAACGACGGCGCCGTCACCGCCCACGTGGGCTGGGCCTTCCTCGGTCTCGCCGTCGTCGTGGCCGTCTTCGCCCCCCTGACCGTCCGCTCCTACTCCCGCCGCATGTGA
- a CDS encoding ATP-binding cassette domain-containing protein gives MTTRTSRAGSEQPAVQATGLVKTFGANRAVDGIDLEVVRGEVFGVLGPNGAGKTTMLQMLATLLTIDAGEARIFGKDVRREAHVVRRLIGLTGQYASVDENLTASENLLLFGRLHGLGSRRARLVGAELLGQFGLEDAADRPISQFSGGMRRRLDLAVSLITRPPLIFLDEPTTGLDPRTRGQMWETIRGLVAEGSTVLLTTQYLDEADQLAHRIAVIDRGRKVAQGTPDELKSQVGSSTLQLRLADPSRTAAAVDVVRRVAGDEPVLTPEAGGINVAMRDANLAADVLIGLRSEDLLITSATVQKPTLDEVFLALTGHGAEDDNTTDPDSHRGMEAVR, from the coding sequence ATGACCACACGCACCTCCCGAGCCGGCTCCGAGCAGCCGGCCGTCCAGGCCACGGGCCTGGTCAAGACGTTCGGCGCCAACCGCGCCGTCGACGGCATCGACCTCGAGGTCGTCCGCGGCGAGGTCTTCGGCGTGCTCGGCCCCAACGGCGCCGGCAAGACCACCATGCTGCAGATGCTGGCGACGCTGCTGACCATCGACGCCGGCGAGGCCAGGATCTTCGGCAAGGACGTGCGGCGCGAGGCGCACGTCGTACGCCGCCTCATCGGCCTGACCGGGCAGTACGCCTCGGTCGACGAGAACCTCACCGCCTCGGAGAACCTCCTGCTCTTCGGCCGCCTGCACGGGCTCGGCTCCCGGCGCGCGCGCCTCGTCGGCGCCGAGCTGCTCGGACAGTTCGGGCTGGAGGACGCCGCCGACCGCCCGATCTCGCAGTTCTCCGGCGGCATGCGGCGCCGGCTGGACCTCGCGGTCAGCCTCATCACCCGCCCGCCGCTGATCTTCCTCGACGAGCCCACCACGGGGCTCGACCCGCGCACCCGGGGACAGATGTGGGAGACGATCCGCGGCCTGGTCGCCGAGGGCTCCACCGTGCTGCTCACCACGCAGTACCTCGACGAGGCCGACCAGCTGGCACACCGGATCGCGGTCATCGACCGCGGCCGCAAGGTCGCGCAGGGGACGCCCGACGAGCTCAAGAGCCAGGTCGGCAGCTCGACCCTCCAGCTGCGCCTGGCCGACCCCAGCCGGACCGCTGCCGCGGTGGACGTCGTACGCCGGGTGGCCGGCGACGAGCCGGTCCTCACCCCCGAGGCGGGCGGGATCAACGTCGCCATGCGCGACGCCAACCTGGCCGCGGACGTGCTCATCGGCCTGCGCAGCGAGGACCTGCTGATCACCAGCGCCACGGTCCAGAAGCCGACCCTCGACGAGGTGTTCCTGGCACTGACCGGGCACGGCGCCGAGGACGACAACACCACCGACCCCGACTCCCACCGAGGCATGGAGGCCGTCCGATGA
- the mgrA gene encoding L-glyceraldehyde 3-phosphate reductase: MTTPEPYRAADDRYDSHAYRRCGRSGLKLPAVSLGLWHNFGDDKPVETQRAILRRAFDRGVTHFDLANNYGPPYGSAETNFGRIFADDFRPYRDELVISTKAGYDMWPGPYGEWGSRKYLLGSLDQSLARMGLDHVDIFYSHRYDPETPLEETMGALATAVQSGRATYAGISSYSAERTREAAGLLREMGVPLLIHQPSYSMLNRWVEDGDPSLLDVLDQEGVGCIAFSPLAQGMLTDRYLDGIPEGSRAAQGKSLDPSLLTEEALAHVRRLNELARDRGQSLAQLALAWVLRDPRVTSVLIGASSVAQLDDNLAVLDRLELSDAELDAIEQDAVDSGINLWAASSKS; encoded by the coding sequence ATGACCACGCCCGAGCCCTACCGCGCCGCCGACGACCGCTACGACTCCCACGCCTACCGCCGCTGCGGCCGGTCCGGCCTCAAGCTGCCGGCCGTCTCCCTGGGCCTGTGGCACAACTTCGGCGACGACAAGCCGGTCGAGACCCAGCGGGCGATCCTGCGACGCGCCTTCGACCGCGGCGTGACCCACTTCGACCTCGCCAACAACTACGGGCCACCCTACGGCTCGGCGGAGACCAACTTCGGACGCATCTTCGCCGACGACTTCCGGCCCTACCGCGACGAGCTGGTGATCTCCACCAAGGCCGGCTACGACATGTGGCCCGGGCCCTACGGCGAGTGGGGCTCGCGCAAGTACCTGCTCGGCTCGCTCGACCAGAGCCTGGCGCGGATGGGCCTGGACCACGTCGACATCTTCTACAGCCACCGCTACGACCCGGAGACCCCGCTGGAGGAGACCATGGGGGCGTTGGCGACCGCGGTGCAGTCGGGCCGGGCGACGTACGCCGGCATCTCGTCGTACTCCGCCGAGCGCACGCGCGAGGCGGCCGGGCTGCTGCGCGAGATGGGCGTGCCGCTGCTGATCCACCAGCCGTCGTACTCGATGCTCAACCGGTGGGTCGAGGACGGCGACCCGTCGCTGCTCGACGTGCTGGACCAGGAGGGGGTCGGGTGCATCGCGTTCTCGCCCCTGGCCCAGGGCATGCTCACCGACCGCTACCTCGACGGCATCCCCGAGGGCTCGCGCGCCGCGCAGGGCAAGTCGCTCGACCCGTCGCTGCTGACCGAGGAGGCGCTCGCCCACGTACGCCGGCTCAACGAGCTCGCGCGCGACCGTGGCCAGTCGCTGGCCCAGCTCGCGCTGGCCTGGGTGCTGCGTGACCCACGGGTGACGTCGGTCCTGATCGGGGCCAGCAGCGTGGCCCAGCTCGACGACAACCTCGCGGTGCTCGACCGCCTGGAGCTCTCCGACGCGGAGCTCGACGCCATCGAGCAGGACGCGGTGGACTCCGGCATCAACCTGTGGGCGGCATCCTCGAAGTCCTAG
- a CDS encoding maleylpyruvate isomerase family mycothiol-dependent enzyme, translating to MTRLDFPQYLEHLRRDSARFRDVLATCDPAARVPACPEWDAGDLLWHLAGVQRFWAGRIRSRPAAPSEADFAEPERPDSYGDLLAYFDEQSAALLAQLEVADPADAAWSWAAEQTVGFTFRRQAQEALIHRLDAEQTAGCVTYLDPRLAADGVAELMEVMYGGEAPPWGRTELGEALVRIDLTDVARSLYVRPGMFYGTDPESGKVHDGPHLALDEPGDAAATVRGRASDLDAWLWRRRDDTGIEVSGDRTAYDALMRAVSEPLD from the coding sequence ATGACCCGACTCGACTTCCCGCAGTACCTCGAGCACCTGCGCCGCGACTCGGCGCGCTTCCGCGACGTGCTGGCGACCTGTGACCCGGCGGCTCGCGTGCCGGCCTGCCCGGAGTGGGACGCCGGCGACCTGCTGTGGCACCTCGCCGGGGTGCAGCGCTTCTGGGCGGGCCGCATCCGCTCGCGGCCGGCCGCCCCGTCCGAGGCGGACTTCGCCGAGCCGGAGCGCCCCGACTCCTACGGTGACCTCCTCGCCTACTTCGACGAGCAGTCCGCCGCGCTCCTGGCCCAGCTCGAGGTCGCCGACCCCGCTGACGCCGCGTGGTCCTGGGCGGCGGAGCAGACGGTGGGGTTCACGTTCCGCCGCCAGGCCCAGGAGGCCCTGATCCACCGCCTCGACGCCGAGCAGACCGCAGGGTGCGTCACATACCTGGACCCGCGCCTGGCTGCGGACGGCGTCGCCGAGCTGATGGAGGTCATGTACGGCGGCGAGGCGCCGCCGTGGGGGCGCACCGAGCTCGGCGAGGCGCTGGTCCGCATCGACCTGACCGACGTCGCCCGGTCTCTCTATGTCAGGCCGGGGATGTTCTACGGCACCGATCCGGAGTCCGGAAAGGTCCACGACGGCCCGCACCTCGCCCTGGACGAGCCAGGAGACGCCGCCGCCACCGTCCGCGGCCGCGCGTCCGACCTCGACGCCTGGCTGTGGCGGCGCCGCGACGACACCGGCATCGAGGTGAGCGGCGACCGGACGGCGTACGACGCCCTGATGCGGGCGGTCAGCGAGCCGCTGGACTGA